The proteins below come from a single Panicum hallii strain FIL2 chromosome 7, PHallii_v3.1, whole genome shotgun sequence genomic window:
- the LOC112901680 gene encoding RING-H2 finger protein ATL74-like — MHRAARRLMWGASRPGTDVPSDHDVVIVLASLLCAMITVLGIGLVARCACGRGGASRQPAAANRGVKKSVLRKIPTVPYAAACGGDEESGEAAAAAEECAICLAEFEEGESVRVLPPCGHGFHAACIDKWLRGHSTCPSCRRILSLRLPPGEQCSRCGARPHAGDGGWKPTSYSGVPPFLP, encoded by the coding sequence ATGCACCGCGCGGCGAGGAGGCTGATGTGGGGGGCCAGCAGGCCCGGGACGGACGTCCCCAGCGACCACGACGTGGTGATCGTGCTCGCCTCGCTGCTCTGCGCGATGATCACCGTCCTCGGCATCGGCCTCGTGGCGCGGTGCGCctgcgggcgcggcggggccagcaggcagcccgccgccgccaacaGGGGCGTCAAGAAGTCGGTGCTCCGCAAGATCCCCACCGTGCCGTACGCCGCCGcctgcggcggcgacgaggagtctggggaggcggccgcggcggcggaggagtgcGCCATCTGCCTGGCGGAGTTCGAGGAGGGCGAGTCCGTGCGCGTGCTGCCCCCCTGCGGGCACGGCTTCCACGCCGCCTGCATCGACAAGTGGCTGCGCGGGCACTCCACCTGCCCCTCCTGCCGCCGGATCCTGTCCCTCCGGCTGCCGCCCGGCGAGCAGTGCAGCCGCTGCGGCGCGCGGCCCCACGCTGGGGACGGCGGCTGGAAGCCGACCTCCTACAGCGGCGTGCCGCCGTTCCTGCCGTAG
- the LOC112901679 gene encoding protein S-acyltransferase 21-like: protein MARRHGWQLPAHTLQVVAITVYFLLCIAFYAFFSPFLGKDVYQYVAVGVYSFLALSVLILYVRCTAIDPADPGILISMDGTLIYKSEAHTDAQDEGGKSGSRNSEDIPKHKSCLCRVCFCCAIFTIEDCRKEDEVNQQEDYGEEALFCTLCNAEVRKHSKHCRSCDKCVDGFDHHCRWLNNCVGRKNYITFLCLMAVSLAWLAVECGVGIAVFVRCFTDKTAIEDQIGEKLGYGLSRAPFATIVALGTALSMLASVPLGELFFFHMILIRKGITTYEYVVAMRAQSDPPGPSVHDDQQSLASSPMSSAPTAFSGSSFARHYKGAWCTPPRIFIDQDEIIPHLEPGRVPSTVDPDTTDPAERAKNHPKRPVRISAWKLAKLDSNEAMKAAAKARASSSVLKPINTRNQYEADSDNLSSRSSVISADTGHHRYPPSGGNSQYKPSYPPSRASADDIELYPRTPSSFQSNSRTPTPLAEHHPSKHFNPIYQTSANRSPFSVRASVNEAPVTETSNARRSYPPPQAERSLRSSVYWDQEAGRFVSAQANQGSSSRSGRPDLLYTGQSIFFGGPLITDPAARSFRDPGGSSQRSAGPRPHQLPVFVPSDPQKDQLSKLP, encoded by the exons ATGGCGCGGCGCCACGGGTGGCAGCTCCCCGCCCACACCCTGCAG GTGGTGGCTATAACTGTGTACTTCTTGCTTTGTATAGCGTTCTATGCTTTCTTCTCTCCATTTCTGGGGAAGGACGTGTATCAGTATGTCGCTGTGGGTGTTTATAGTTTTCTG GCCTTATCTGTGCTGATCCTATATGTTAGATGTACTGCGATTGATCCTGCTGACCCTGGCATCCTGATTTCCATGGACGGTACTCTAATTTATAAATCAGAAG CACATACAGACGCTCAAGACGAAGGTGGCAAGTCAGGATCGAGAAACAGCGAGGATATCCCTAAGCATAAATCGTGCTTATGTAGGGTTTGTTTTTGTTGCGCTATTTTTACTATAGAGGATTGTCGCAAAGAGGATGAAGTTAACCAACAAGAGGATTATGGTGAAGAGGCACTCTTTTGCACCCTTTGCAATGCGGAG GTGCGAAAACATAGTAAACACTGTAGAAGTTGCGATAAGTGCGTTGATGGCTTTGATCATCACTGCCGG TGGCTGAACAACTGTGTTGGAAGAAAAAACTATATCACATTCTTATGCCTTATGGCTGTGAGTCTTGCTTGG CTCGCCGTTGAGTGTGGAGTTGGTATTGCTGTTTTTGTTCGTTGCTTCACTGATAAGACAGCCATAGAAGATCAGATTGGAGAAAAGCTGGGTTATGGCCTTTCACGAGCACCCTTTGCAACCATTGTG GCCCTGGGTACAGCTCTTTCGATGCTTGCTTCAGTGCCGCTAGGAGAGCTATTTTTCTTCCATATGATATTGATCCGGAAG GGCATCACAACTTATGAATATGTTGTGGCCATGAGGGCTCAGAGTGATCCACCTGGACCTTCTGTCCATGATGATCAGCAGAGCTTGGCATCTTCTCCAATGAGTTCTGCACCAACTGCTTTTAGTGGGAGCTCATTTGCACGGCACTACAAAGGCGCATGGTGCACTCCCCCTCGTATCTTCATTGACCAG GATGAAATCATCCCACACCTGGAACCTGGACGAGTTCCTTCAACTGTTGATCCTGATACCACAGACCCCGCTGAAAGAGCCAAAAATCATCCTAAACGTCCAGTCCGCATCAGTGCGTGGAAGCTTGCAAAGTTGGACTCAAATGAGGCCATGAAAGCAGCAGCAAAAGCAAGAGCCTCTTCATCGGTGCTGAAACCGATCAATACCCGCAACCAGTATGAGGCAGACAGTGATAACCTCAGCAGCAGAAGCAGTGTCATAAGTGCTGATACTGGGCACCACAGATATCCTCCGTCTGGCGGTAATTCACAGTACAAGCCCTCTTATCCACCCAGCAGAGCAAGTGCAGATGACATCGAGCTGTATCCTCGGACACCGAGCAGCTTCCAGAGCAACTCGCGTACTCCAACTCCGTTAGCCGAGCACCATCCCTCCAAGCATTTCAACCCAATCTATCAGACGTCAGCAAACAGGTCTCCATTCTCAGTGAGAGCCAGCGTCAACGAAGCGCCTGTCACTGAAACCAGCAACGCCAGGAGGTCCTACCCCCCACCACAAGCAGAAAGATCTCTGCGGTCATCTGTTTACTGGGATCAGGAAGCAGGCAGGTTCGTGTCCGCTCAGGCAAACCAGGGATCCAGCTCTCGCTCAGGCCGCCCTGACCTTCTGTACACCGGGCAGTCTATATTCTTTGGCGGACCTCTAATTACAGATCCTGCAGCGAGAAGTTTCAGAGACCCCGGGGGTTCTAGCCAACGGTCTGCCGGGCCTCGGCCGCACCAGCTCCCGGTGTTTGTTCCCAGTGACCCCCAGAAAGATCAGCTCTCCAAGTTACCATGA